The Gemella haemolysans genome includes a region encoding these proteins:
- the murB gene encoding UDP-N-acetylmuramate dehydrogenase, with amino-acid sequence MIKINNIEEILQNSEVLYNEPLRKYSFTKTGGNAEVLVKITNEQDLQNIIKYSNENNIELTILGNGSNVLISDNGIAGIVAITSDMNKIELLDGDVISCYAGLTLKELTDFCIENSLTNLEFSCGIPGSVGGAIFMNAGAYGGEMKEVVQKVEVFTRDGEKKIYTNEQMEFSYRHSLIQETKEIISRVYFQMKKGNKEEIISKVEELNKMRSDKQPLEYPSCGSVFKRPEGYFAGKLIQDAGLQGLTVGGAQVSKKHAGFMVNIDSATCEDYKNLIKEVQQKVLEDSGVELECEVKILGE; translated from the coding sequence ATGATTAAAATAAACAATATTGAGGAGATTCTTCAAAATAGCGAAGTACTATATAATGAACCTCTAAGAAAATATAGTTTTACGAAAACTGGTGGGAACGCAGAAGTTTTAGTAAAAATAACAAATGAACAAGATTTACAAAATATTATTAAATATAGTAATGAAAATAACATAGAACTAACTATTTTAGGAAATGGTTCAAACGTATTAATTTCTGATAATGGTATTGCAGGAATTGTAGCAATTACTAGTGATATGAATAAGATTGAATTATTAGACGGTGATGTTATTTCTTGTTATGCAGGATTAACGTTAAAAGAACTTACAGATTTTTGTATTGAAAATAGCTTAACTAATCTTGAGTTTTCATGTGGTATTCCAGGAAGTGTTGGTGGAGCAATCTTCATGAATGCTGGAGCATATGGTGGTGAGATGAAGGAAGTTGTTCAAAAAGTTGAAGTTTTCACTAGAGATGGTGAAAAGAAAATATATACTAATGAACAAATGGAATTTTCATATAGACATTCTTTAATTCAAGAAACTAAAGAAATCATTTCTAGAGTGTATTTCCAAATGAAAAAAGGAAATAAAGAAGAAATTATTTCTAAAGTAGAAGAATTAAATAAAATGCGCTCAGATAAACAACCTTTAGAATACCCTTCATGTGGATCTGTATTTAAACGACCAGAAGGTTACTTTGCAGGAAAATTAATTCAAGATGCAGGATTACAAGGATTAACTGTAGGTGGAGCCCAAGTTTCGAAAAAACACGCAGGATTTATGGTTAATATAGATTCGGCAACTTGTGAAGATTATAAAAACTTAATTAAAGAAGTTCAACAAAAAGTATTAGAAGACTCTGGTGTTGAACTTGAATGTGAAGTTAAAATATTAGGTGAATAA
- a CDS encoding replication-associated recombination protein A: METLINKLRPNKISDIIGQHHLIGDGKVLTKIVESKKMFSFILYGPPGTGKTSIANALANELDYKFKILNAVNCTKKDLTAVIEESKRFKKVILLLDEFHRLTKPMQDILLPEIEFDNIYVIGCTTNNPYHTVNPAIRSRLIIFELQQVSNDDIYEYLKKISNNKEIFPKELNIEDDVFKTIALNSSGDLRFSLNTFEILYNLSNEGEIITKEKLLNLSLGKFKAYDKDGDAFYDIISAFQKSIRGSDVDASLYYLALLIDSGDLDTIYRRMSVIAYEDIGLANPNIGPFVHAAIESAKMLGLPEARIPLANAVIQLALSLKSNSAYMAIDNALHETKTNPKFIIPDHLRDAHYYGADKLNRGVGYQYPHSHPTGYIKQQYLPDNLVGKTFYTPKINNKNEQNLAQYKKFIDNMK, translated from the coding sequence ATGGAAACACTTATCAATAAATTACGACCTAATAAAATTAGTGATATTATTGGTCAACATCATTTAATTGGAGATGGGAAAGTTCTCACTAAAATAGTAGAAAGCAAAAAAATGTTCTCATTTATTTTATATGGTCCCCCTGGAACAGGAAAAACTTCAATCGCTAATGCATTAGCTAATGAACTAGACTATAAATTTAAAATATTAAATGCTGTAAATTGTACGAAGAAAGATTTAACTGCAGTAATAGAAGAATCTAAAAGATTTAAAAAAGTAATTTTACTACTTGATGAATTTCATAGACTAACTAAACCTATGCAAGATATTCTACTTCCTGAAATCGAATTTGATAATATATACGTTATTGGATGCACAACAAATAACCCATATCATACTGTGAATCCTGCGATTAGATCACGTTTAATTATTTTCGAATTACAACAAGTTTCTAACGATGATATTTATGAATATCTAAAAAAAATATCAAACAATAAAGAAATATTCCCTAAAGAGTTGAATATAGAAGATGATGTATTTAAAACAATCGCTTTAAACTCTTCTGGTGATTTGAGATTTTCTTTAAATACTTTTGAAATTTTATATAATTTATCAAATGAAGGTGAAATTATCACAAAAGAGAAGCTATTAAACTTATCTCTAGGGAAATTCAAAGCCTATGATAAAGATGGTGATGCTTTTTATGATATTATTAGCGCTTTTCAAAAGTCTATACGTGGAAGTGATGTTGATGCTTCACTATACTATTTAGCACTACTGATAGATAGTGGCGATTTAGACACTATATATAGAAGAATGAGTGTTATAGCTTATGAAGACATCGGTCTTGCTAATCCAAATATCGGACCTTTTGTTCACGCCGCTATAGAAAGTGCGAAAATGCTTGGGTTACCTGAAGCAAGAATACCTTTAGCTAATGCGGTTATCCAACTAGCTCTATCATTAAAATCTAATAGTGCTTATATGGCAATCGACAATGCACTACATGAAACTAAAACAAATCCAAAATTTATTATTCCTGATCATCTAAGAGATGCACATTATTATGGTGCCGATAAACTTAATCGTGGTGTCGGCTATCAATATCCACATAGCCATCCTACAGGCTATATCAAGCAACAATATCTTCCTGATAACTTAGTAGGAAAAACATTTTACACACCAAAAATAAATAATAAAAATGAACAAAATCTCGCACAATATAAAAAATTTATAGATAATATGAAATAA
- a CDS encoding MBL fold metallo-hydrolase, whose amino-acid sequence MLIKFSDRFYYTKQRYMYLEPTLGYLKGEYFSVMLDSGNGPIQVENFLNELKENDLPMPSYVILTHHHWDHSFGAAYLDIPVISTDRARDSLIELSQLKWDDESLYQRVKDGTEIKYSADVIKRVYENNEIKIRIPDMPKMADFNLNLGGVKINCIYNDNSHSNDAFLIYIPEEKLLFLGDSHAKNYYTKPMAYNKQKLRDYIDRISILDFEYALPGHGNIFTREELLEYLEKEYTKMR is encoded by the coding sequence ATGCTAATTAAATTTTCAGATAGATTTTATTATACAAAACAACGATATATGTATTTAGAACCGACACTTGGTTATTTAAAAGGTGAATATTTTTCTGTAATGTTAGATTCAGGGAATGGTCCTATTCAAGTAGAGAATTTTCTTAATGAATTAAAAGAAAATGATTTACCGATGCCAAGTTATGTAATATTGACCCATCATCACTGGGATCATAGCTTTGGAGCGGCCTATCTAGATATTCCTGTAATTTCTACAGATAGAGCTAGAGACTCTTTAATTGAGTTATCACAACTTAAATGGGATGATGAGAGTCTGTATCAAAGGGTAAAAGATGGAACTGAAATAAAATATAGTGCGGATGTAATAAAAAGAGTTTATGAAAATAATGAAATAAAAATTAGAATACCAGATATGCCAAAAATGGCTGATTTCAATTTGAATCTTGGTGGAGTTAAAATAAATTGTATATATAATGATAACTCACATTCTAATGATGCATTTTTAATTTATATTCCAGAGGAAAAACTATTGTTTTTAGGAGATAGTCATGCTAAAAACTATTATACTAAACCGATGGCATATAATAAGCAGAAGCTCCGTGATTATATAGATAGAATATCAATTCTTGATTTTGAATATGCACTTCCTGGTCATGGAAACATATTTACAAGGGAGGAATTGCTAGAATATCTAGAAAAAGAATATACAAAAATGAGGTGA
- a CDS encoding NfeD family protein: MNLMMSLDWILLITMSLTFCQQLFSRKFNLFGILSIVSLATYIALHSYSTGLSIFVLLLFIGGLCLIGLEMFVPGGIVGTVGIITVVYAIIYVNKSTYYIAFILIVSLILAVILYYVNRSVFHKKLVFLDRLVLTDAISTEGGYVASESRLELVGKKLQAYTDLRPAGVAVFGDEKLDVVTDGDFIEKGNEIEIIRVEGMRIVVKKI; encoded by the coding sequence ATGAATTTAATGATGTCTCTCGATTGGATTCTTTTAATTACTATGTCATTAACTTTCTGCCAGCAATTATTCTCAAGAAAATTTAATTTATTTGGAATATTGTCAATAGTTAGTTTAGCGACATACATTGCCTTGCATTCTTATTCTACAGGACTTAGTATTTTTGTTCTATTGCTGTTCATTGGTGGACTTTGTTTAATAGGACTTGAAATGTTTGTCCCAGGAGGAATAGTGGGCACTGTAGGTATCATTACCGTAGTATATGCAATAATTTATGTAAATAAATCAACATATTATATTGCATTTATCTTAATAGTTTCTCTAATACTTGCAGTTATACTGTATTATGTAAATAGAAGTGTTTTCCATAAAAAGTTGGTTTTTCTAGATAGACTTGTATTAACTGATGCTATCTCAACAGAAGGTGGCTATGTAGCAAGTGAAAGTAGATTAGAACTTGTAGGTAAGAAACTTCAAGCATATACAGATTTACGTCCGGCAGGCGTCGCTGTATTTGGCGATGAAAAATTGGATGTAGTAACTGATGGAGACTTTATAGAAAAAGGTAATGAAATAGAAATTATACGTGTTGAAGGAATGCGTATAGTAGTTAAAAAAATATAA
- the floA gene encoding flotillin-like protein FloA (flotillin-like protein involved in membrane lipid rafts): protein MPELVFSGIIVIVVLIVLSIFFTFFPLGLWISAIAAGVKVSIFTLVGMRLRRVIPSRVINPMIKAHKAGLAVTINQLESHYLAGGNVDRVINALIAAHRANIVSLTFERCAAIDLAGRDVLQAVQMSVNPKVIETPYIAGVAINGIEVKAKARITVRANIERLVGGAGEETVIARVGEGIVSTIGSSESHTVVLENPDRISKTILDKGLDAGTAFEILSIDILDVDIGQNIGANLQTEQAIADKNIAQAKAEQRRAMAVAAEQEMKARIQEMRAKVVEAEAELPLAMAKAFQQGNLGIMDYMNYKNIEADTGMRDSIKRMSQPETGAGK, encoded by the coding sequence ATGCCAGAATTAGTTTTCTCAGGTATTATCGTGATAGTAGTACTTATTGTACTATCAATATTCTTTACTTTCTTTCCACTTGGTCTTTGGATTAGTGCGATTGCCGCAGGTGTTAAGGTAAGTATCTTCACACTTGTTGGTATGAGATTAAGACGTGTAATACCAAGTAGAGTAATAAATCCAATGATTAAAGCTCACAAAGCTGGGTTAGCTGTTACTATTAATCAATTGGAAAGTCACTATTTAGCAGGGGGGAATGTGGATAGAGTAATTAATGCTCTAATCGCAGCTCACAGAGCTAATATTGTAAGTTTAACTTTTGAACGTTGTGCAGCTATTGATTTAGCAGGACGTGATGTTCTTCAAGCTGTTCAAATGAGTGTTAACCCGAAAGTTATTGAAACTCCATATATCGCTGGGGTTGCAATTAACGGTATCGAAGTTAAAGCGAAAGCTAGAATTACTGTTCGTGCAAACATTGAACGTTTAGTAGGGGGAGCTGGAGAAGAAACAGTTATCGCCCGTGTAGGTGAAGGTATCGTTTCAACAATCGGTTCTTCAGAATCACATACAGTAGTTTTAGAAAATCCTGATCGTATTTCTAAAACAATCTTAGATAAAGGTTTAGATGCAGGTACTGCATTTGAAATCTTATCGATTGATATTTTGGATGTTGACATCGGTCAAAATATCGGAGCTAACTTACAAACTGAGCAAGCTATTGCTGATAAAAACATCGCTCAAGCTAAAGCAGAACAACGTCGTGCAATGGCAGTTGCAGCTGAACAAGAAATGAAAGCAAGAATCCAAGAGATGCGTGCAAAAGTAGTAGAAGCAGAAGCGGAACTACCACTTGCTATGGCTAAAGCTTTCCAACAAGGTAATCTAGGTATTATGGATTATATGAATTATAAAAATATAGAAGCTGATACAGGTATGAGAGATTCAATTAAACGTATGTCACAACCTGAAACAGGAGCAGGTAAATAA
- a CDS encoding crotonobetainyl-CoA--carnitine CoA-transferase: MSFLIFAAPITFIIIFAIFVIVFASDSKRYRKNLDNSKQMELDNARAQALKAVEEMKRIKEATDKDSDALRNRQSSLSNQQVYEEDIYEQQVDSTSINKYQQYYNENYNRGKNKFSMQRNFDNTNVVQDNSKKLEFTQENIVRGLIANEYLNRNSRRGR; the protein is encoded by the coding sequence ATGTCATTTTTAATTTTCGCAGCACCAATAACATTTATCATAATTTTTGCTATTTTCGTAATTGTTTTTGCTTCTGACAGTAAAAGATACAGAAAAAATTTAGATAATTCAAAACAAATGGAATTAGACAATGCTCGAGCACAGGCTTTAAAGGCTGTTGAAGAGATGAAAAGAATTAAAGAAGCTACTGATAAAGACTCTGATGCTTTAAGAAATAGACAAAGTTCATTAAGTAATCAGCAAGTATACGAAGAAGATATTTATGAACAACAAGTTGATAGTACATCTATAAATAAATATCAACAATATTATAATGAAAATTATAATAGAGGTAAAAATAAATTTTCAATGCAGAGAAATTTCGATAATACTAATGTTGTTCAAGATAATTCAAAAAAATTAGAGTTTACACAAGAAAATATAGTTCGTGGATTGATTGCTAACGAGTATCTTAATAGGAATTCTAGGAGGGGAAGATGA
- a CDS encoding thymidine phosphorylase — translation MRVVDIIDKKKKNNELTKAEIEFLLEGYLSGKVPDYQMSSFLMSVYFNNMTKDELTNFTLTMRDSGDTIFFDDLDHYLVDKHSTGGVGDKVTVVLGPILSAVGMATTKLSGKGLGHTGGTIDKFESIRNFKFSTTKEELVEVASKTGVGLMGYSDNIVPLDKKIYALRDVTATVDSIPLIASSIMSKKLAIQSDLIILDVKVGDGAFMKTIEDARELSRRMVEIGNSVGRKTIAVLTNMEEPLGYNIGNANEIIEGIEALKGNWSSDLKEVVYEIVYLALKHKGEVETFEEASEKIDEVINNGRALELLKQFIELSGGDGEVLNNYELLPTPKSVLEVFAQEDGYVTKIKAEEVGKAAMVIGAGRATKEDEVDHAVGIELKKKVGDKVEKGDLIAEIYYNDDKNVESSKNMLLDAYVIGNEKIENIKNILEIIE, via the coding sequence ATGAGAGTTGTTGATATCATAGATAAAAAGAAAAAAAATAATGAGCTAACGAAAGCCGAAATAGAGTTTTTACTGGAAGGATATCTTTCAGGTAAAGTTCCAGATTATCAGATGAGTTCATTTTTAATGTCAGTATATTTTAATAATATGACTAAAGATGAGCTTACAAACTTCACATTAACAATGAGAGATTCAGGAGATACTATTTTCTTTGATGATTTAGATCATTATTTAGTTGATAAGCACTCTACTGGTGGTGTTGGAGATAAAGTAACAGTTGTTTTAGGACCAATTTTATCAGCTGTAGGAATGGCTACAACTAAGCTTTCAGGAAAAGGTCTAGGTCATACAGGAGGGACAATAGATAAATTTGAGTCTATTAGAAACTTTAAATTTAGTACAACGAAAGAAGAGCTAGTAGAAGTTGCAAGTAAAACTGGAGTTGGATTAATGGGTTATAGTGATAATATTGTTCCATTAGATAAAAAAATCTATGCCTTACGTGATGTTACTGCAACAGTTGATAGTATTCCACTAATCGCTAGTAGTATTATGAGTAAAAAATTAGCTATTCAATCAGATTTAATTATTCTTGATGTTAAAGTAGGAGATGGTGCTTTCATGAAGACTATTGAAGATGCAAGAGAACTATCACGTCGAATGGTAGAAATCGGTAATAGTGTTGGAAGAAAAACAATAGCAGTACTAACTAACATGGAAGAACCTTTAGGATATAATATTGGTAATGCTAATGAAATAATTGAAGGTATCGAGGCTTTAAAAGGAAATTGGTCAAGTGATCTTAAGGAAGTTGTATATGAAATTGTTTATCTAGCGTTAAAACATAAAGGTGAAGTGGAGACATTCGAAGAAGCTAGTGAAAAAATAGATGAAGTTATTAATAATGGTCGTGCTTTAGAATTATTAAAACAGTTTATAGAACTTAGTGGTGGAGACGGTGAAGTATTAAATAATTATGAGTTATTACCAACACCAAAATCAGTATTAGAAGTATTTGCGCAAGAAGATGGATATGTTACTAAGATTAAAGCTGAAGAAGTAGGTAAAGCTGCTATGGTAATAGGTGCAGGTCGTGCAACAAAAGAAGATGAAGTAGATCATGCTGTAGGAATAGAGCTTAAGAAAAAAGTAGGAGATAAGGTAGAAAAAGGTGATCTTATCGCTGAAATTTATTACAATGATGATAAGAATGTAGAGTCTAGTAAAAATATGCTATTAGATGCTTATGTTATCGGAAATGAAAAAATAGAAAATATTAAAAATATATTAGAAATTATAGAATAG
- the deoC gene encoding deoxyribose-phosphate aldolase, translating to MGLNKYIDHTILKATASSTDIQKLCEEAIEHEFYSVCVNGCYVADAKHLLQGTDVKVAAVVGFPLGAMTTASKVFEAKEAIENGASEIDMVINVAKLKDGEFDYVENEIRLIKEAIGDNVLKVIIETCYLTDEEKVKACELSLVAKADFVKTSTGFGTGGATYEDVKLMKSVVGDNAKVKASGGVRDKKTAQKYVDLGAERLGTSSGIEIVK from the coding sequence ATGGGATTAAATAAATATATTGATCATACAATCTTAAAAGCTACGGCAAGTAGTACCGATATCCAAAAATTATGTGAAGAAGCTATTGAACATGAATTTTATAGTGTTTGTGTTAATGGTTGTTATGTTGCTGATGCTAAGCATCTTTTACAAGGTACTGATGTTAAAGTAGCAGCAGTTGTTGGATTTCCATTAGGAGCAATGACAACAGCATCAAAAGTTTTTGAAGCAAAAGAAGCAATCGAAAATGGTGCAAGTGAAATAGATATGGTTATTAATGTTGCAAAATTAAAAGATGGTGAATTCGATTATGTAGAGAATGAAATTCGCCTAATTAAAGAAGCGATTGGTGATAATGTCTTGAAAGTTATTATCGAAACATGTTATTTAACTGATGAAGAAAAAGTTAAAGCCTGTGAATTATCGCTAGTTGCCAAAGCTGATTTTGTTAAAACATCAACAGGATTTGGAACTGGTGGTGCAACTTATGAAGATGTAAAATTAATGAAATCAGTAGTCGGAGATAATGCTAAAGTTAAGGCGAGTGGTGGAGTTAGAGATAAAAAAACTGCTCAAAAATATGTTGACTTAGGAGCTGAAAGATTAGGAACAAGCTCAGGAATTGAGATAGTAAAATAA
- a CDS encoding DEAD/DEAH box helicase, translating into MLPKSFEQYKFNEFVNKAVIDLGFDNPTKIQERVFSPVLKGKNIVAKSQTGSGKSHSFLLPIFSKLDVAKKKTQSIILAPTRELSRQLYDMALHIASFSEEDIKITLCIGGQDLNRDIERVSNAPHIIIGTPTRVLELDRASALAIKEVESLVIDECDMMIDLGFMEDVDKISKRAAENCQFLVFSATIPAQMNHFLKKYLKNAQYIEVDNAKFGKIEYILIPEKSSSRLEKLHEITTVINPYLALIFANKKTEVEEVSSYLISKGLNVGVLHGDLTPRERKQMQRRINNLDFTYVVASDLMSRGIDIEGVSHVINFNIPNDLDFFIHRAGRTGRAGLSGDCITIYNNKDEEKLQDLEKRGIEFNHQDIRNGEFVEAKDRNKRQSRKKVVADHNLTEKLKSKVKVSKKVKPGYKKKYKYKMDKLKQKERRKFAKRSNKANRGK; encoded by the coding sequence ATGTTACCAAAGTCATTTGAACAATATAAATTTAATGAATTTGTAAATAAGGCAGTAATAGATTTAGGATTTGATAATCCGACAAAAATTCAAGAGAGGGTATTCTCACCAGTATTAAAAGGAAAAAATATAGTAGCTAAATCACAAACAGGAAGTGGGAAAAGTCATTCTTTCTTATTACCAATTTTTAGTAAATTAGATGTAGCTAAGAAAAAAACACAAAGTATTATTCTAGCTCCAACAAGAGAACTTTCAAGACAATTGTATGATATGGCATTGCATATTGCTAGTTTTTCTGAAGAAGACATTAAAATAACATTATGTATTGGTGGACAAGATTTAAATAGGGATATTGAAAGAGTATCTAATGCACCACATATTATTATCGGTACTCCAACACGTGTATTAGAGTTAGATAGAGCAAGTGCTTTAGCAATTAAAGAAGTAGAGAGTCTTGTAATCGATGAATGTGATATGATGATAGATTTAGGATTCATGGAAGATGTTGATAAAATTTCTAAGAGAGCAGCAGAAAATTGTCAATTCTTAGTATTCTCTGCAACGATACCAGCGCAAATGAATCACTTCTTGAAAAAATATCTAAAAAATGCTCAATATATCGAAGTTGATAATGCGAAATTCGGTAAAATTGAATATATTTTAATTCCAGAGAAAAGTTCGTCTCGTTTAGAAAAATTACACGAAATTACTACAGTTATTAATCCTTATTTAGCACTTATCTTTGCTAATAAGAAAACTGAGGTAGAGGAAGTAAGTAGCTATTTAATCTCTAAAGGATTAAATGTAGGTGTACTTCACGGAGATTTAACACCACGTGAACGTAAGCAAATGCAAAGAAGAATTAATAATTTAGATTTCACTTATGTTGTAGCTAGTGATTTAATGAGTCGTGGAATTGATATTGAAGGAGTAAGTCATGTAATTAACTTTAATATTCCTAATGATTTAGACTTCTTTATTCACAGAGCAGGACGTACAGGACGTGCTGGATTAAGCGGTGACTGTATTACAATTTATAACAATAAAGATGAAGAAAAATTACAAGATTTAGAAAAACGTGGTATTGAATTTAATCACCAAGATATTAGAAATGGTGAGTTCGTTGAAGCTAAAGACAGAAATAAACGTCAAAGTAGAAAGAAAGTCGTAGCTGACCATAACCTAACTGAAAAACTGAAATCAAAAGTAAAAGTTTCTAAAAAAGTTAAACCAGGATATAAGAAAAAATATAAATATAAAATGGATAAACTTAAACAAAAAGAAAGAAGAAAATTTGCTAAACGTAGTAATAAGGCAAACAGAGGTAAGTAA
- a CDS encoding deoxyribonuclease IV, which translates to MKNLKIGSHVSMSGKEMMLGSVKEAASYNSDTFMIYTGAPQNTRRKPIEELRIEEAHKLMKDKNISDIVVHAPYIINLANTVKSEIYQLAVDFLRLEIERTEKIGAKNIVLHPGSHVKAGADVGIASIVKGLNEVLTKDMKPNIALEVMAGKGSECGKNFDEIAQIIDGVTLNEKLTVTFDTCHVFEGGYDIVNDLDGVLTEFDKIVGLDRIQVLHINDSKNTLGAHKDRHENIGYGGIGFDTINRIVHLDEFANIPKILETPWYGEKKDISPYKDEIEMLRNKTFVDFKK; encoded by the coding sequence ATGAAGAACTTAAAAATTGGATCTCATGTATCAATGTCAGGAAAAGAAATGATGCTAGGTTCTGTAAAAGAAGCGGCTAGTTATAATAGTGATACATTTATGATTTATACAGGTGCTCCTCAAAATACAAGAAGAAAACCTATTGAAGAATTGAGAATCGAAGAAGCACATAAATTAATGAAAGATAAAAATATTAGTGATATAGTAGTGCATGCACCTTATATTATTAATTTAGCAAATACAGTAAAATCGGAAATCTATCAGCTTGCAGTTGATTTCTTAAGATTAGAAATTGAAAGAACTGAAAAAATTGGTGCTAAGAATATTGTTCTTCACCCTGGTTCACACGTTAAGGCAGGTGCTGATGTTGGGATTGCAAGTATCGTTAAAGGGTTAAACGAGGTGCTAACAAAAGATATGAAACCTAATATTGCTTTGGAAGTTATGGCTGGTAAAGGTAGTGAATGTGGAAAAAATTTTGATGAAATTGCACAAATTATTGATGGAGTTACTTTAAACGAAAAATTAACGGTAACTTTTGATACTTGTCACGTATTTGAAGGTGGATATGATATTGTTAATGATTTAGATGGTGTCCTTACAGAATTTGACAAGATTGTGGGATTAGATAGGATTCAAGTGCTTCATATTAATGATAGTAAAAATACATTAGGTGCACATAAAGATCGCCATGAAAATATCGGATATGGTGGCATTGGATTCGATACGATAAATAGAATTGTTCATTTAGATGAATTCGCAAATATTCCTAAAATTTTAGAGACTCCTTGGTATGGAGAAAAGAAAGATATATCACCTTATAAAGATGAAATTGAAATGTTAAGAAACAAGACATTTGTGGACTTTAAAAAATAG
- a CDS encoding Fur family transcriptional regulator, with translation MKISEEKVDRIMKLLKEKGYKYTDKRKAMVELLVKEDRYINAKYVSETVGKMYPGLSFDTIYRNLSTYEEIGILETTEIKGEKYFKIGCLETDHHHHHHICLKCGKAKIIHVHVCDDLEIEELKGYRIDGHKFEVYGLCPDCLKKEDNK, from the coding sequence ATGAAAATATCAGAAGAAAAAGTTGATAGAATAATGAAACTTCTAAAGGAAAAAGGGTATAAATATACTGATAAAAGAAAAGCTATGGTTGAACTTTTAGTAAAAGAAGATAGATATATTAATGCAAAATATGTATCCGAAACAGTAGGTAAAATGTATCCTGGACTAAGTTTTGATACTATTTATAGAAATCTAAGTACTTATGAAGAAATAGGTATTTTGGAAACTACAGAAATTAAAGGGGAAAAATATTTTAAAATTGGATGTTTGGAAACAGATCATCACCATCACCATCACATATGCTTAAAATGTGGAAAAGCAAAAATAATACATGTACACGTATGTGATGATTTAGAAATTGAAGAATTGAAAGGCTATCGAATAGATGGTCATAAATTTGAGGTTTATGGTTTATGCCCAGATTGTTTGAAAAAAGAGGATAATAAATAA
- the truB gene encoding tRNA pseudouridine(55) synthase TruB: MFEGILPIYKERGITSHDVVFRARRILQMKKIGHSGTLDPEVDGVLLLLLGGATKVSEYAMDLGKSYRAEVCLGIKTTTEDLTGEVVEECNVSDISVDKIKEILKSMIGEIEQKPPIYSAIKVNGRKLYEYARRGQFDVEIPTRKVNIYDITFIENSEYYKDDKFYFSIDINCGKGTYVRTIATSIGKELNLPSTMSKLTRTRSGEITLDNCLTLSEIEQHLKDETLEGKLLRKEYALEEYKFVEIPKFRAKQVMNGLRFRKNQFPDHDFTDGIVFTYENEAIAIYYLKDEEDELLSVKTTFPKIIE; encoded by the coding sequence ATGTTTGAAGGTATTTTGCCGATTTATAAAGAACGTGGAATTACTAGTCATGATGTTGTATTCAGAGCTAGAAGAATTCTTCAAATGAAAAAAATAGGTCATTCTGGTACATTAGATCCTGAGGTAGATGGAGTGTTACTTCTCTTATTAGGAGGAGCGACTAAAGTTAGTGAATATGCAATGGATTTAGGTAAAAGTTATAGAGCTGAAGTTTGTTTAGGGATAAAGACAACTACAGAAGATCTTACAGGAGAAGTTGTTGAAGAATGTAATGTTTCAGACATTAGTGTAGATAAAATTAAAGAAATTCTGAAATCTATGATTGGTGAAATAGAACAAAAGCCACCTATATATTCAGCTATTAAAGTTAATGGTAGAAAATTGTATGAGTATGCTAGACGCGGCCAATTTGATGTGGAAATTCCGACTAGAAAAGTAAATATTTATGATATTACATTTATAGAAAATAGTGAATATTATAAAGATGATAAATTTTATTTTTCTATAGATATAAATTGTGGGAAAGGAACATATGTTCGAACTATAGCTACAAGTATCGGAAAAGAATTAAATTTACCAAGTACGATGAGTAAATTAACGAGAACTAGAAGTGGTGAAATAACATTAGATAATTGTTTAACGCTCTCTGAGATAGAACAACATCTAAAAGATGAAACATTAGAAGGAAAACTTCTAAGAAAAGAATATGCTCTAGAAGAATACAAATTTGTAGAAATACCAAAATTTAGAGCAAAACAAGTGATGAATGGTTTGAGATTTAGGAAAAATCAATTTCCAGATCACGATTTTACAGATGGAATAGTTTTTACTTATGAAAATGAAGCGATAGCAATATATTATTTGAAAGATGAAGAGGATGAATTGTTATCTGTAAAAACTACATTTCCAAAAATAATAGAGTAG